The genomic window TTCAATATCTTCCTCAACAACCTTTTCTTTCCCTTTACCTTTACCATCAACATTTAAGTTTCTTGGTCctacaaaaatattttaagaatcaACAAagccaaataagaaaataatacaattgtttaaaaaattaactaaaaaaaaagaattagaaaataatttgcaTACTTCTCTTCCTTGTTCTATTATtaggtccctcatcaatatcaaaacATTCATTTACATCCAACCAAGGCACATCATCCAATAAGCATGGCTCTTCTTGCTCAGTTATCCACTCATCATCTGATTCCATATCTGATAAGTATATCGGATCATATGCCTCCcccttttcttgtcttttttgtTGTCTCATCTCAAGTTGAATATTGTACTTGACAAACACCAAGGCATTCAATCTTTGTTGCTCCAAATGGtttcttttttttgaatgaaTATGTTCAAATGTGCTCCAATTTCTTTCACATCCAGTGGCACTACAAGTAAGACTTAGTACTCGAATTGCTAGCCTTTGAAGTTCTTTGCACCGTTCTCCAAAACTCTCCCACCATAGAGctagataaataaaataagataaattaaatttaaatttgacagGTAAAAATGaattcataaaattataattataattacctgattattttttatttcttgttgATATCACTTTGTCCATCCCAAATAAACTTTCGGCCTTCTTAAATTTTTGAAGTTGTGAATCAATGATGACTCTTGTCTCAATATCTAGATACATTTTCTCAATTGTCTTGAACAATGCAATTTTTACTTCAGCATCAGCATTAAAATTAGAATCATATTGAAACCTAAAGAtcaagaatcaaaaaataaatttaaatttaaaataataaaatttactaatGGAATAATGTAAATTAAAAAAGTGTGACTTACTTGAGATTAAGATAATATGCTGCAGCATGGAGTGGTTTATGAAGTTGCAAATCCCAACGAATGTCAATTATCTCCCAAATCCGATCATATCTCTTCTTAACATTGTTGAAATTTTTGCCAATTTGTTCTTTTGCTCTATCCATTGCTTCATAAATATAACTCAGAGCCGGTTTTGCATCTCCATCAACAAGTCTCAACACTTTGACCAAAAGAAAGACACACTTCAAACAATATTTTGTAGCTTTCCAAAATCTATTATCACTCAATATAATTTCTTGAACTTTTCTAACCTCAAATTTGCATGCATAAGTGCTCCTTGCCCATTTTTCTGAAGCAAACATAGCTCTTAAAGCAATCTTCCTATCTAGTATGCTTCTAAAAATGAGATAGGATGTTGCAAATCTAGTAACCACCGGTCTTGTCAatcttagaatattttttaaacaaaCTAAGAATCCAAGTATGGTGGTAAATATAAACTGTAATTTGCCTTGCCTTGCcaagtgtattaaaaaaaattaaaatattttcaatgtcacTAAGTATTAAATCTAAACAATGGGCTGCATATGGAAACCAAAAAAGATACTCTCTTTTCTTTTAAGAGTCTACCCGCACCAACATAAGCAGAGACACTATCTGTCACCACTTGAACTATATTTTCCTCTCC from Elaeis guineensis isolate ETL-2024a chromosome 4, EG11, whole genome shotgun sequence includes these protein-coding regions:
- the LOC114914087 gene encoding uncharacterized protein, with protein sequence MRQQKRQEKGEAYDPIYLSDMESDDEWITEQEEPCLLDDVPWLDVNECFDIDEGPNNRTRKRRPRNLNVDGKGKGKEKVVEEDIEVIEEDEGNEEEEEEEENQEMIMLEDDDDDGGGSGDGDISLEDDCDD